In Heliangelus exortis chromosome Z, bHelExo1.hap1, whole genome shotgun sequence, a genomic segment contains:
- the LOC139789721 gene encoding interferon-like codes for MAAPATPHAPLRHGVSLLLLLLLLLTPLATATACLLLPPPGHDTFLWDSIQSLQAMAPSPPHPCQQHQTPLFPQDLLHTKHPRHAAAAALSILQHLFAILSSDTTPPHWDHQERHRLLNNLHHHSELLQHCLAHNATLSQGQGPRNLLLNINRYFTRIQRFLHARNHSACAWDHLRLQAQASFQHLHNLTRTMHNHNTHPQPPTRLHTTPPPSLRRPHIPASPHP; via the coding sequence atGGCTGCGCCCGCAACACCACACGCCCCCCTGCGCCACGGCgtctccctcctcctgctcctcctcctcctcctcacgCCTCTCGCCACCGCCACCgcctgcctcctcctgcctcctcctggaCACGACACCTTCCTCTGGGACAGCATCCAGAGCCTCCAGGCCATGGCTCCCAGCCCGCCACACCCGTGCCAACAACACCAGACGCCCCTCTTCCCCCAAGACCTCCTCCACACCAAACACCCACGCCACGCTGCTGCTGCCgccctcagcatcctccaaCACCTCTTTGCCATCCTCAGCAGCGACACCACCCCACCACACTGGGACCACCAGGAACGACACCGCCTCCTCAACAACCTCCATCACCACAGCgaactgctccagcactgcctggcacaCAACGCCACCCTCTCCCAAGGACAAGGGCCCCGCAACCTCCTGCTCAACATCAACAGATACTTCACGCGCATCCAGCGCTTCCTCCACGCACGCAACCACAGCGCCTGCGCCTGGGACCACCTCCGCCTCCAAGCTCAGGCTTCTTTCCAACACCTCCACAACCTCACACGCACCATGCACAACCACAACACCCACCCACAACCGCCCACACGGCTCCACACAACCCCACCACCATCGCTCCGCCGCCCccacatccctgcatcccctcACCCCTGA